One region of Cellvibrio zantedeschiae genomic DNA includes:
- the ftsE gene encoding cell division ATP-binding protein FtsE produces MIRFDNVSKRYDNGFEALSRINFAVEPGEMLFLTGHSGAGKSTLMKLIMQMERPSHGQIMVDGHDLNRMSSSQIPYYRRNIGVVFQNHQLLFDRSVFDNVALPLQIAGLSHHEIGKRVRAALDKVSLLEKERLNPIVLSGGEQQRVGIARAVVNKPTMLLADEPTGNLDPELSEEIMTLFRQFNEVGVTIMIASHDVELLKRMNKRILGLVEGKLVHDGVLW; encoded by the coding sequence GTGATACGTTTTGACAACGTCAGCAAACGCTACGATAACGGTTTTGAAGCGCTCTCGCGCATCAACTTTGCAGTCGAACCGGGCGAAATGCTGTTTTTAACCGGCCACTCGGGCGCCGGTAAAAGTACGCTTATGAAGCTGATTATGCAGATGGAGCGCCCCAGCCATGGCCAGATTATGGTCGATGGTCATGACCTCAACCGCATGTCATCCAGCCAGATTCCCTACTATCGCCGCAATATCGGCGTGGTTTTCCAAAATCACCAACTTTTGTTTGATCGCAGCGTGTTTGATAACGTTGCACTCCCGCTGCAAATTGCGGGTTTGTCACATCATGAAATTGGCAAGCGCGTACGCGCAGCACTCGATAAAGTCAGCCTGCTCGAAAAAGAGCGCTTAAATCCCATAGTTCTGTCCGGCGGTGAACAGCAGCGTGTAGGTATTGCTCGCGCTGTGGTGAACAAACCAACCATGTTATTGGCTGACGAACCGACCGGAAACTTGGATCCAGAGTTATCTGAGGAGATCATGACTTTATTCCGCCAGTTCAACGAAGTTGGCGTCACAATAATGATTGCCAGTCACGATGTTGAACTGCTTAAGCGCATGAACAAACGCATTCTTGGTTTGGTTGAAGGCAAACTTGTACACGACGGGGTGCTCTGGTGA